From one Leptospira paudalimensis genomic stretch:
- a CDS encoding FlgO family outer membrane protein, translating to MNMLPRLEWKLRFNFILLCLILISLSSCYLGEERESKPKKPTTPPLEQLATSLSEKGFYFQPERLVVLTFLDNEGKKSPYGEILAEKLTTELVKRDRFQILDRLANQKVLKEAGLSLDSPTDTATLRKIGEVLKLDVIITGIVTPYQDGVFVNTRLIEIKTGLILKADEVYVRIDG from the coding sequence ATGAATATGTTACCTCGCTTGGAATGGAAGTTGCGTTTTAATTTTATCCTGCTTTGTTTGATTTTAATTTCACTTAGCTCTTGTTATTTGGGAGAGGAAAGGGAATCAAAACCAAAAAAACCAACCACTCCTCCATTAGAACAACTTGCCACATCTTTATCCGAGAAAGGATTTTATTTCCAACCTGAGAGACTCGTTGTCCTGACATTCCTCGACAATGAAGGGAAAAAAAGTCCGTATGGAGAAATCTTAGCAGAAAAACTCACTACGGAACTCGTGAAAAGAGACCGCTTCCAAATTTTAGATCGTTTGGCAAACCAAAAGGTATTAAAAGAAGCTGGTCTCAGTTTGGATTCTCCTACAGACACTGCCACCTTGCGTAAAATAGGTGAGGTTCTCAAATTAGATGTCATCATCACGGGAATTGTTACTCCTTACCAAGACGGAGTTTTTGTGAATACAAGGCTCATCGAAATCAAAACAGGACTCATCCTAAAAGCGGATGAAGTTTATGTCCGAATTGACGGTTGA